The window AATATTCTTCATTAAAGTTAGTTGGAagatataaaaaaacataaaatgataTTTAAAAGAATGTGGTTCCTTAATAACTTTAACGGgtatatttgaaaaaaattaaaaaaaaaaaaaaaactcctaaAATACTAGTGTAAATAGCCGTTTAAAAAGTTATGTTATAAGCTATTTTTTGGTTTATTAAACATTACAacttaaaaaaatcgaaaaataaattaatttatcaGTTAGCCGTGACACGGCAAACATAACCTTAGAGGCATATTTATAAAGTATCATATTCATATATCAAATATTGTGACGTCAGCCCACTTGATTACGACCAATGGCGGAGCCACGTTGGGGCCAGAGGGAGCCCAGGCCCACCCtcagattattaatttttttttgtttttttactagCCCAAATAGCCAGGCCCACTCTTGTCGCTTTCATTAGTCTGAACCCCAAATCCCATTAGATCAAATTAGCGGGAAATTAGATGGAGAAAAAGTGCGATCAAGCAAGTAAGACAACCAGGCATCGTCTTCTAAATTTCTAATTCTCTTAATTGAAGTTTGCGATCGAGCAAGCAAGCAAAGCAACAGGTTATTGACTTATTGTAtgtaaatattttatattttcaaagaATTTAGGGTATACTTTTGTTGTATATGTCGGCAGCAAAGCAATTGGGATtccattaatttgtttatttagaATTGGAGTAGATACGATTCCTATGATCCTATTATTTATTGTATAAATTATGTTATTTAGATTATGGGAAAAGATATAGCAACTGATCCCCACCATTtgtttatttaattccttttgttGCACACTTGTATACAGTACACTTGTCCATGCTGTGAAAAGAGAAAGTCACAACTCACAGTGTAAATATACTTATCTTTTAATTGTTATCTCTTGCTTTTTTGATGTTTGAATATACATATTTGTTAATTATTatatctttctttcttttttctctGCAAACATATGAACAGACCAAGTAGAACCTATATttcctttttatttttctatttagtTATTGTATTTATTAGAAGAAACAAGTCTTATTTTTCATTAAttacttattatttattaatcACTTATCATTCAACAGGCATGGAGAAATATTTAACAAAGAGAAAATTTTCGGATTCATCAGAGGCATCTAATGTTGATTTTTCTAAACATAGCCGTGTGGAAATCAATTTACCAGATCTTCCCTTAGACCCTGGAATGAGGACTAGGATTTTAGATTATGATCCTAATGTTCGAGATGAAGTTCGAAGAGCATACCTCTTAAAAGGGCCTTGCCAACCTAACTCTCACGAGTTTCCTTACACTCTTTTTGGCAAAAAACCACGAAGATTTAATGTTGCTTGGTTTAATGTTAAAGAATATTCTACATGGCTAGAATATAGTGTAACTCAAAATGCTGTGTATTGCTTATATTGTTATTTATTCAAACCATATGTTGGAGCACAAGGAGGCGGTGACACGTTTGTTAGTGTGGGATTTGAAAATTGGGGACATAAAGAAAAGTTGAATCAACATGTTGGAGGTTTCAAGAGTGTTCACAACCAAGCTTGGTCCAAGTGCAAGGATTTATTGAACAACAAACAACGTGTTGATGTTGCGTTTGCAAAGCATTTAACACAAAGTTCAATAGACTATGATATACGATTGGATGCATCAATTGATTGTATTCGATTTCTATTAAGACAAGGTCTTGCATTTAGAGGACATGATGAAAGTGAAACTTCAGCTAACAGAGGGAACTTTATAGAGTTGTTGCAATTTCTAGCTGATCATAATCAAAGCATTAAAGATGTTACTTTCAATAATGCTCCTTTGAATCTAAAGTTGACTTCACCAGATATCCAAAAAGACATTGTTCATGCAGCTGCAATTGAAACAACGAAGCTCATTATAAATGATATTGGCGAATGTTTTTTCTCTCTCCTTGTCGATGAATCTCGTGATATTTCGCTTAAAGAACAAATGAGTGTTGTGTTGCGGTATGTAGATGTAGAAGGTCGTGTAATTGAACGCTTTCTAGGTATTGAGCATGTCCCAAATACTGCAGCTATTATACTTAAAGAGACACTCGATAATTTGTTTTCAAGACATGGGTTGAGCATCTCCAGTTTGCGCGGACAAGGTTATGATGGGGCAAGTAATATGAAAGGTGAACTTGGTGgtcttaaaactttgattttgaatgAAAATGCAAGTGCatattatattcattgtttttctCACCAGCTTCAACTTACTCTTGTAGCGGTggcaaaaaataattcaaaaatcgtTTCTTTGTTTGTGTTGCTAACCAATGTTGTGAATGTTGTTGGAGATTCTTGCAAGCGTCTTGACCGTCTTCGAGAACAACAAGCTTCCAAAGTTATTGAAGCACTTGGTTTAGGTGAAATCATAAGCGGTCGAGGCCTcaatcaagaaacatttcttatCAAACCGGGAGACACACGTTGGGGATCCCATTATGGTACTTTGATAAGTATGATTACATTGTTTCCATCCGTTTTAGATGTTCTTGAGATTATTACGGAAGATGGAGCAACCCCAGAACAAAAATGTGAAGCTGATATGTTAATTAACTCCTTGCAGACCTTTGATTTCATATTTTCTTTGCACTTCATGAAAAAATTATTGGGTATTACGAATGAGTTGTCCCAAGCATTGCAAAGGAAAGATCAAGATATTGTAAATGCAATGAACTTGGTTAGAATTTGCAAGATGCAATTGCAAAATTTGAGGGATAGTGGATGGGATTCTATGCTCACTCAGACTACATTGTTTTGTAAAAAACACGAGATTGAGGTTTGCAACATGGATGCAATGTTCTTACTTCCTGGACGGTCACGACGAAAATATCCAAAGATGACAAACTTACACTACTATCGTGTAGAGTTATTCTACGATGTCATTGATTTGCAACGCACAGAACTAGAGAGTCGTTTTAGTGAGACTAGCACCAAATTGCTTCTTTTCATGGCGTGTCTCAATCCAAATAACTCATTTGCAGCTTTTGataaaaacaaattaattcagCTAGCTCGTTTATATCCAAATGATTTTTCAGATATGGATTTGGAGATACTTAACGATCAACTAGAAACTTATATTCTCGATATGTTGAATTCGTCAGAGTTTTTGAATCTAAATGGGTTTGGCGATCTTGCACAGAAGATGGTTGAAACAAAAAGGGATAAAGTGTTTTCTATGGTTTACTTGCTCATCAAATTCGCATTGACGTTACCGGTTTCAACAGCAACAGTTGAGATATCGTTTTCCGCTATGAAGATTGTGAAGAACAGGATACGCAA of the Lactuca sativa cultivar Salinas chromosome 6, Lsat_Salinas_v11, whole genome shotgun sequence genome contains:
- the LOC111882510 gene encoding uncharacterized protein LOC111882510, which produces MEKYLTKRKFSDSSEASNVDFSKHSRVEINLPDLPLDPGMRTRILDYDPNVRDEVRRAYLLKGPCQPNSHEFPYTLFGKKPRRFNVAWFNVKEYSTWLEYSVTQNAVYCLYCYLFKPYVGAQGGGDTFVSVGFENWGHKEKLNQHVGGFKSVHNQAWSKCKDLLNNKQRVDVAFAKHLTQSSIDYDIRLDASIDCIRFLLRQGLAFRGHDESETSANRGNFIELLQFLADHNQSIKDVTFNNAPLNLKLTSPDIQKDIVHAAAIETTKLIINDIGECFFSLLVDESRDISLKEQMSVVLRYVDVEGRVIERFLGIEHVPNTAAIILKETLDNLFSRHGLSISSLRGQGYDGASNMKGELGGLKTLILNENASAYYIHCFSHQLQLTLVAVAKNNSKIVSLFVLLTNVVNVVGDSCKRLDRLREQQASKVIEALGLGEIISGRGLNQETFLIKPGDTRWGSHYGTLISMITLFPSVLDVLEIITEDGATPEQKCEADMLINSLQTFDFIFSLHFMKKLLGITNELSQALQRKDQDIVNAMNLVRICKMQLQNLRDSGWDSMLTQTTLFCKKHEIEVCNMDAMFLLPGRSRRKYPKMTNLHYYRVELFYDVIDLQRTELESRFSETSTKLLLFMACLNPNNSFAAFDKNKLIQLARLYPNDFSDMDLEILNDQLETYILDMLNSSEFLNLNGFGDLAQKMVETKRDKVFSMVYLLIKFALTLPVSTATVEISFSAMKIVKNRIRNKMGDQWMNDNLVAYIEKKVFADVANQDISNMFDKMKTRRRP